From a region of the Streptococcus ruminantium genome:
- a CDS encoding class IIb bacteriocin, lactobin A/cerein 7B family: MDKYNSLTEQELFATEGGLEPITVAIGIGTLLVSSIKIGYDFGKDLARRKR; the protein is encoded by the coding sequence ATGGATAAATATAATAGTTTAACGGAACAAGAGCTTTTTGCTACGGAGGGAGGACTTGAGCCAATAACTGTTGCAATAGGAATCGGAACCTTGTTGGTTTCCTCCATTAAGATTGGTTACGATTTTGGCAAAGATTTAGCACGTCGAAAACGATAA
- a CDS encoding class IIb bacteriocin, lactobin A/cerein 7B family — protein MKTLTIENGFVALNEEELTAVEGGLAPVIIGGVAIGWKVIGGVVGVVGTGLTIGAAAGYYANRP, from the coding sequence ATGAAAACATTGACAATTGAAAATGGATTTGTCGCTTTGAACGAGGAAGAATTGACAGCAGTTGAGGGAGGACTTGCTCCGGTTATCATTGGTGGTGTTGCAATTGGTTGGAAAGTTATTGGAGGAGTGGTAGGAGTTGTTGGAACAGGACTAACGATTGGTGCAGCAGCAGGATATTATGCTAATCGGCCTTAG